The Epinephelus lanceolatus isolate andai-2023 chromosome 11, ASM4190304v1, whole genome shotgun sequence genome window below encodes:
- the LOC117269008 gene encoding sorting nexin-12 isoform X3, which produces MTDSSVADTRRLHSKPQDLTDAYGPPSNFLEIDVYDPQTVGAGRHRYTNYEVRMRTNLPIFKLKDSCVRRRYSDFEWLKNELERDSKIVVPSLPGKALKRQLPFRTDEGLFEESFIEERRSGLEQFINRIAGHPLAQSERCLHMFLQEEVIDRNYVPGKTIQSAAPAPCTFISTSRHYRAGGNVRTDKYQRCRKNNYCSWTKLSDPMYKLFDVVSLFSHSTYSMYIIFDSVISEKKKTCSCHS; this is translated from the exons ATGACAGACTCGTCGGTGGCCGACACTCGCCGGTTGCATTCCAAGCCCCAGGACCTGACGGATGCTTACGGCCCCCCCAGCAATTTTCTGGAAATAGACGTTTATGATCCACAAACTGTTGGAGCTGGACGGCACCGTTACACAAATTACGAAGTTCGCATGCGG ACAAACCTTCCCATTTTCAAACTGAAGGATTCCTGTGTGAGAAGAAGATACAGTGACTTTGAGTGGTTAAAGAATGAGCTGGAAAGAGACAGTAAG ATTGTAGTACCATCTCTGCCGGGCAAAGCCCTCAAGAGACAGTTGCCATTCCGGACAGATGAGGGCCTTTTTGAGGAGTCCTTCATTGAGGAGCGGCGATCAGGCCTGGAGCAGTTCATCAACAG AATTGCAGGTCACCCCTTGGCTCAGAGCGAGCGCTGTCTTCACATGTTTCTGCAAGAGGAAGTCATTGACCGTAACTACGTTCCTGGAAAA ACTATACAGAGTGCTGCACCTGCCCCATGTACATTTATTTCGACTTCACGTCATTATAGAGCTGGTGGAAATGTCAGAACTGATAAGTATCAACGGTGTAGGAAAAACAACTATTGCTCCTGGACTAAACTAAGCGATCCAATGTATAAATTGTTTGATGTTGTGTCTTTATTCAGTCAttccacatacagtatgtacattATTTTTGATTCAGTAATcagtgagaaaaagaaaacatgttccTGTCATAgctag
- the LOC117269008 gene encoding sorting nexin-12 isoform X2 translates to MTDSSVADTRRLHSKPQDLTDAYGPPSNFLEIDVYDPQTVGAGRHRYTNYEVRMRTNLPIFKLKDSCVRRRYSDFEWLKNELERDSKIVVPSLPGKALKRQLPFRTDEGLFEESFIEERRSGLEQFINRIAGHPLAQSERCLHMFLQEEVIDRNYVPGKV, encoded by the exons ATGACAGACTCGTCGGTGGCCGACACTCGCCGGTTGCATTCCAAGCCCCAGGACCTGACGGATGCTTACGGCCCCCCCAGCAATTTTCTGGAAATAGACGTTTATGATCCACAAACTGTTGGAGCTGGACGGCACCGTTACACAAATTACGAAGTTCGCATGCGG ACAAACCTTCCCATTTTCAAACTGAAGGATTCCTGTGTGAGAAGAAGATACAGTGACTTTGAGTGGTTAAAGAATGAGCTGGAAAGAGACAGTAAG ATTGTAGTACCATCTCTGCCGGGCAAAGCCCTCAAGAGACAGTTGCCATTCCGGACAGATGAGGGCCTTTTTGAGGAGTCCTTCATTGAGGAGCGGCGATCAGGCCTGGAGCAGTTCATCAACAG AATTGCAGGTCACCCCTTGGCTCAGAGCGAGCGCTGTCTTCACATGTTTCTGCAAGAGGAAGTCATTGACCGTAACTACGTTCCTGGAAAA gTATGA
- the LOC117269008 gene encoding sorting nexin-12 isoform X1, producing the protein MTDSSVADTRRLHSKPQDLTDAYGPPSNFLEIDVYDPQTVGAGRHRYTNYEVRMRTNLPIFKLKDSCVRRRYSDFEWLKNELERDSKIVVPSLPGKALKRQLPFRTDEGLFEESFIEERRSGLEQFINRIAGHPLAQSERCLHMFLQEEVIDRNYVPGKVRH; encoded by the exons ATGACAGACTCGTCGGTGGCCGACACTCGCCGGTTGCATTCCAAGCCCCAGGACCTGACGGATGCTTACGGCCCCCCCAGCAATTTTCTGGAAATAGACGTTTATGATCCACAAACTGTTGGAGCTGGACGGCACCGTTACACAAATTACGAAGTTCGCATGCGG ACAAACCTTCCCATTTTCAAACTGAAGGATTCCTGTGTGAGAAGAAGATACAGTGACTTTGAGTGGTTAAAGAATGAGCTGGAAAGAGACAGTAAG ATTGTAGTACCATCTCTGCCGGGCAAAGCCCTCAAGAGACAGTTGCCATTCCGGACAGATGAGGGCCTTTTTGAGGAGTCCTTCATTGAGGAGCGGCGATCAGGCCTGGAGCAGTTCATCAACAG AATTGCAGGTCACCCCTTGGCTCAGAGCGAGCGCTGTCTTCACATGTTTCTGCAAGAGGAAGTCATTGACCGTAACTACGTTCCTGGAAAAGTACGACACTAG
- the LOC117263382 gene encoding cytokine receptor common subunit gamma-like, which produces MLTRLLLLFCLTGHVFAKEPPDVDCLVVHLKYVHCTWNKHGTPEVNYTFTGWFHGDKVITECPTYLSENNTNTGCNQPYDDPVKRFNTFYTRLEHGGKKIQREHFLKSKVKLNPPTNVTVKNGSDSNLWLSWIQIFPNCVESEVRYRINNRNWGTPSPASTGTQSYCINLPIRNYRYELQVRSRVWSGCGQSDFWSEWSEPVVWGSNNGTVTNQMNNSMSVWSAVLGVVGAFILILLVMMLLHHERIRIIFIPVVPKPPLKLHNTEDWFEFPKGLKESFNYNERPCSVREYCHVPQSDSESSDCSSCSANTDQTDCSVTIPVN; this is translated from the exons ATGCTGACGAGACTGCTTCTGCTTTTTTGTCTGACAGGGCATGTGTTTGCCAAAGAACCGCCTG ATGTGGACTGTTTGGTGGTGCACCTGAAATATGTTCACTGTACCTGGAATAAGCATGGGACTCCAGAGGTCAATTACACCTTCACCGGCTG GTTTCACGGTGACAAAGTAATCACTGAGTGCCCCACCTATCTGTCagagaacaacacaaacactggaTGTAACCAGCCCTATGATGACCCAGTCAAGAGGTTCAACACGTTTTACACCAGACTGGAACACGGCGGAAAAAAAATTCAGAGGGAGCATTTTCTTAAATCCAAAG TCAAGTTAAATCCACCAACCAACGTGACTGTCAAGAATGGATCTGACTCTAACCTGTGGCTCAGCTGGATCCAGATTTTTCCTAACTGTGTGGAGAGTGAAGTTCGCTACAGGATCAACAACAGAAATTGGGGG ACACCTTCTCCCGCCAGCACTGGGACGCAGAGTTACTGCATCAACTTGCCCATCCGCAATTACCGGTATGAGCTTCAAGTACGGAGCAGAGTGTGGTCCGGCTGTGGGCAGTCTGATTTCTGGAGTGAATGGAGTGAGCCTGTGGTCTGGGGATCTAACAACGGCACAG TAACGAATCAAATGAACAATTCAATGTCTGTGTGGAGCGCAGTGCTGGGTGTGGTGGGTGCTTTCATCCTCATCCTGCTGGTTATGATGCTGCTGCACCATGAAAG AATCAGAATCATCTTCATCCCTGTGGTTCCCAAGCCACCCCTGAAGCTTCACAACACTGAG gATTGGTTTGAGTTCCCCAAAGGCCTGAAAGAGAGTTTTAACTACAACGAGCGTCCCTGTTCTGTCCGTGAGTACTGCCATGTCCCCCAGTCTGACAGCGAGAGCTCCgactgctcctcctgctccgcCAACACCGACCAAACCGACTGCTCCGTCACTATCCCTGTGAACTAA